A genome region from Tolypothrix sp. PCC 7712 includes the following:
- a CDS encoding WD40 repeat domain-containing protein, which yields MTEEDRSASVGGSALSSAIITGDRNTATITITNYYYRENTTVLPVNSTDAPDESLPCPYRGLFHFGPDDAEFFFGREVFVEELFAATQRRKFIPVLGASGSGKSSVVLAGLVPKLQKQGYWKFTHFRPGSEPFQALAESLVPLYEPNQNATEQMFQARRLAEYFANGSVPLQDVFSKIKRNYPNHRVLLIADQFEELYTLCADQKIRHSFLDTLLTCFQSDPDNNTVLVGTMRADFLGNLLSYRPLADVLQNADIKLGPMNREELSQVIEKPASNLGVTFQDGLVERILDDVEDNPGNLPLLEFALTELWKRRTGKQLTHTAYEEIGEVKGALARHADENYGNLSATQKEQVRRIFIQLVRPGEGTEDTRRLATKAELGEASWGLVKQLADNRLVVTSQNSANQETVEVVHEALIRNWGELRQWMNADRSFRAWQDRLRSAMYQWEQTQRDEGALLRGAALLEGEEKLKQRREDISAGEQEFIQASVALRDREQKQEEEARKRQIVVTSITSVFFAGFAIFAGYQWRQAEIGQIQALNQSSKANFTANRNSFDALIDVLKAGKHLQQLPGGITDQQVQADVLTNLAQSVNWVREQNRLQGHTNFVQSVSFSPDGKLLATASYDNTVKLWRRDGSLFKTLEGHTQQVMSVRFSPDRKTIASGSRDGTVRLWDNNGNSIRFFQAHQNRVMSVSFSRDGKTIATGGKDGTVKLWRLDGQLLSTLKEHKGLVRQVSFSPKGDRMITVSDDKTVKLWSQDGKKLLKTLNKYSNDVVSADFSPDGSFFATGSLDGTVKLWNQEGELLTTFKPPEKLQSEVWSVSVSKDAQIIASGSKDGSIRLWARDGRLLDTWVGHEGAIPSIAFSPADGNMLATAGNDNITKFWQVNRSGLTVLAGHQDNVLGAKFSRDDKRIASASSDGTIRIWSRDGKLLSTLTEHKGKVNAVSFSPDGKTIVSGDDRTIRLWSADGQALRTLGEHKNRVMSVSFSPDGHTIASASADGTAKLWSLDGREPITLDNSSARVLSVAFSSDKRTIATVGDDKTIKLWSYEGKVLKKWEKAHTSQIQSVGFSSEGQTIITAGDKTIKLWQRDGTLITTLSGHTGSVLDASFSPNGKIIASASSDGKINLWQQDGTLITTLSGHTGSVHTVSFSSDSKWLASAGADKLVLLWDVSDISLKGLLEKGCSQVRDYLKTQANSLKKLCN from the coding sequence ATGACAGAAGAAGACCGCAGCGCCAGTGTGGGAGGGAGTGCCCTCAGCAGTGCTATTATTACGGGCGATCGCAATACTGCTACTATCACTATCACCAATTACTATTACCGTGAAAATACAACAGTATTACCTGTTAATTCTACGGATGCTCCTGACGAAAGTCTTCCCTGTCCTTATCGCGGTTTGTTTCACTTTGGCCCCGATGATGCGGAGTTTTTCTTTGGACGTGAGGTATTTGTAGAAGAACTATTTGCGGCGACTCAACGCCGGAAGTTTATACCCGTGTTGGGTGCATCGGGAAGTGGAAAATCTTCGGTGGTGTTGGCGGGATTAGTGCCGAAGTTACAAAAACAAGGTTATTGGAAGTTTACTCACTTCCGTCCTGGTTCAGAACCATTCCAAGCTCTGGCTGAGTCACTGGTTCCCCTGTACGAGCCTAATCAAAATGCTACTGAGCAAATGTTTCAAGCTCGTCGGTTAGCTGAATACTTTGCCAATGGTTCTGTTCCTCTGCAAGATGTTTTCTCCAAAATTAAACGGAATTATCCCAATCATCGGGTGTTGTTAATTGCCGACCAATTTGAAGAACTTTATACTTTGTGTGCAGATCAGAAAATTCGCCATAGTTTTCTAGATACCTTATTAACTTGCTTTCAATCTGACCCTGACAATAATACTGTGCTGGTTGGAACCATGCGGGCGGATTTCTTAGGGAATCTCCTTTCCTATCGTCCACTTGCAGATGTGTTGCAAAATGCTGACATCAAGCTGGGGCCGATGAATCGTGAGGAACTTTCACAGGTGATTGAAAAACCTGCTTCTAATTTGGGTGTGACATTTCAAGATGGACTGGTGGAACGCATTTTGGATGATGTGGAAGATAACCCAGGGAATTTACCTCTTTTGGAGTTTGCATTAACAGAGTTGTGGAAGCGGCGAACGGGTAAACAGTTAACTCATACAGCTTATGAGGAAATTGGTGAGGTAAAAGGTGCCTTGGCTCGTCATGCAGATGAGAATTATGGTAATTTGAGCGCCACTCAAAAAGAACAGGTGCGGCGAATTTTTATCCAGTTGGTGCGTCCGGGTGAAGGAACGGAGGATACGCGGCGACTAGCGACGAAAGCTGAATTGGGTGAAGCCAGTTGGGGATTGGTGAAACAGTTGGCGGATAATCGATTAGTAGTTACCAGTCAAAATTCTGCTAACCAAGAGACAGTAGAAGTTGTCCATGAAGCGTTAATCCGTAATTGGGGTGAACTTCGGCAATGGATGAATGCAGACCGCAGCTTCCGGGCTTGGCAAGACCGTTTGCGCTCCGCAATGTATCAATGGGAACAGACGCAACGGGATGAAGGGGCATTGTTGCGGGGTGCAGCGTTGCTAGAGGGGGAAGAAAAGCTAAAACAACGGCGAGAGGATATTAGCGCAGGCGAGCAAGAGTTTATTCAAGCCAGTGTAGCATTGAGGGATAGGGAACAAAAACAAGAGGAAGAAGCTAGAAAGCGTCAGATCGTAGTAACTTCAATTACATCAGTATTCTTTGCTGGATTTGCTATTTTTGCTGGATATCAATGGAGACAAGCAGAAATCGGGCAAATTCAGGCTTTGAACCAATCTTCAAAAGCTAATTTCACGGCGAATCGAAATTCTTTTGATGCGCTGATTGATGTATTAAAAGCAGGGAAGCATTTACAACAATTGCCTGGAGGCATCACCGACCAACAAGTCCAGGCTGATGTTCTGACAAATTTAGCGCAGTCTGTGAACTGGGTGAGAGAGCAAAACCGCTTGCAAGGGCATACAAACTTTGTTCAGAGTGTTAGCTTTAGCCCAGATGGTAAATTGCTTGCTACAGCCAGCTATGATAACACCGTAAAACTGTGGCGACGGGATGGAAGCCTATTCAAAACTTTGGAAGGACATACACAACAGGTCATGAGTGTCCGTTTTAGTCCTGATAGAAAAACGATAGCTTCTGGCAGTCGGGATGGAACAGTCAGGCTTTGGGACAACAACGGTAATTCTATACGATTTTTTCAAGCTCACCAGAATCGGGTTATGAGCGTAAGTTTTAGCCGGGATGGAAAGACGATAGCTACTGGCGGTAAGGATGGAACCGTAAAACTGTGGCGGTTGGACGGTCAGTTGCTCTCTACTCTTAAGGAACATAAGGGCTTGGTAAGGCAAGTGAGTTTTAGTCCTAAAGGCGATCGCATGATCACAGTCAGTGATGACAAAACAGTAAAGCTATGGAGCCAAGATGGCAAGAAGCTACTAAAAACTCTCAACAAATATTCTAACGATGTTGTGAGTGCAGATTTCAGCCCTGACGGTAGCTTTTTTGCCACTGGTAGTTTAGATGGAACAGTCAAGCTTTGGAATCAAGAGGGTGAGCTTTTAACGACTTTTAAACCTCCTGAAAAGCTACAGAGTGAGGTATGGAGCGTTAGTGTCAGTAAAGATGCACAAATAATTGCTTCTGGTAGTAAGGATGGAAGCATAAGACTCTGGGCGCGAGATGGCAGATTACTGGATACTTGGGTAGGTCATGAAGGAGCAATTCCCAGTATAGCTTTTAGTCCAGCAGATGGAAATATGCTTGCAACTGCCGGTAACGATAATATTACGAAGTTTTGGCAGGTAAATCGAAGTGGGCTTACTGTTTTGGCTGGACATCAGGACAATGTGCTTGGCGCAAAGTTCAGTCGGGATGATAAACGAATTGCAAGTGCAAGTTCTGATGGAACCATAAGAATCTGGAGTCGAGATGGTAAGTTACTCTCTACCCTGACAGAGCATAAAGGTAAAGTCAATGCTGTTAGTTTTAGTCCAGATGGAAAAACTATTGTTAGTGGCGATGACCGCACAATAAGGCTTTGGAGTGCAGACGGACAAGCTCTGAGAACACTGGGAGAGCATAAAAATAGGGTTATGTCCGTTAGCTTCAGTCCTGACGGACATACAATTGCCTCTGCCAGTGCTGATGGAACCGCGAAGCTTTGGAGTTTAGATGGTAGAGAACCTATAACTTTAGACAACAGCAGTGCTAGAGTCTTGAGTGTGGCTTTCAGTTCTGACAAACGTACAATTGCCACCGTCGGTGATGACAAGACTATAAAATTGTGGAGTTATGAGGGTAAAGTACTTAAAAAATGGGAGAAAGCACATACAAGTCAAATTCAGTCTGTTGGTTTCAGTTCCGAGGGACAAACCATCATCACTGCTGGTGACAAGACAATAAAGCTTTGGCAACGGGATGGAACATTAATTACAACTCTGAGTGGACATACAGGTTCGGTACTTGATGCCAGCTTTAGCCCCAATGGAAAAATAATCGCCTCCGCTAGTAGCGATGGGAAGATCAATCTTTGGCAACAAGATGGAACATTAATTACAACTCTGAGTGGACATACAGGTTCGGTGCATACTGTGAGTTTTAGTAGCGATAGCAAATGGTTGGCATCTGCTGGTGCAGATAAACTTGTTTTACTATGGGATGTATCAGATATTAGTTTGAAGGGGTTGCTGGAAAAAGGATGCAGCCAAGTCAGAGATTATTTGAAGACTCAAGCAAATAGTTTAAAAAAATTATGTAATTGA